From one Agathobaculum sp. NTUH-O15-33 genomic stretch:
- a CDS encoding ABC transporter permease, translated as MEKTQKATQLWKVLKKQKAALAILAFFIIMPFFSPYFLTGTNMSALMLQVTILLIMAFGVTFCIVSGECDLSLGTNMCLAGILSIQLQQYLPLLAILLVVLLVGLAVGAINAFIIVDQGANSFICTLGMMMVLRGVSLVASNGKPVSGASEAYVHFGNGKFLGINFITWLAIAMFFVCWWVMTHTQFGRNCFAVGGDKGVASYSGINVKRHKRMTFLISAMCAALAGFCFSAELNSGSATYGENTALLVNCGVVVGGTPFNGGYGGIVQSLIGIFLLGVLENAMSLKNVSSYYQQLIRGIVIVFVIAMDCYARKKKREDV; from the coding sequence ATGGAAAAGACCCAAAAGGCTACGCAGCTTTGGAAAGTGCTGAAAAAACAAAAGGCCGCGCTGGCGATCCTCGCGTTTTTCATCATCATGCCCTTCTTCAGCCCCTACTTTCTGACCGGCACCAATATGTCGGCGCTGATGCTGCAAGTCACCATTCTGCTGATAATGGCATTCGGCGTAACGTTTTGCATCGTATCCGGCGAGTGCGACCTGTCGCTCGGCACCAATATGTGCTTAGCCGGCATTTTGTCCATTCAGTTGCAGCAGTATTTACCGTTACTCGCGATCTTACTGGTGGTTCTGCTGGTGGGGCTGGCGGTCGGCGCGATCAATGCCTTTATCATCGTCGATCAGGGGGCAAACTCGTTTATTTGTACGCTCGGCATGATGATGGTGCTGCGCGGCGTTTCCTTGGTAGCGAGCAACGGCAAGCCGGTATCGGGCGCGAGTGAAGCGTATGTGCATTTTGGCAACGGCAAGTTCCTAGGCATCAACTTTATCACTTGGCTGGCCATCGCCATGTTTTTCGTGTGCTGGTGGGTGATGACGCATACACAGTTTGGCCGTAACTGCTTCGCGGTCGGCGGCGACAAGGGCGTTGCCTCCTATTCCGGCATTAATGTCAAGCGGCACAAGCGCATGACATTTTTGATCAGCGCGATGTGCGCGGCGCTCGCGGGCTTCTGTTTTTCGGCGGAGCTCAATTCCGGTTCGGCCACTTATGGTGAAAATACCGCGCTGCTGGTCAACTGCGGCGTCGTCGTAGGCGGCACGCCGTTTAACGGCGGATATGGCGGTATCGTCCAGTCGCTCATCGGCATTTTCTTGCTGGGCGTGCTGGAAAACGCAATGAGCCTGAAAAACGTATCGTCCTATTATCAGCAGCTCATCCGCGGCATCGTGATCGTGTTCGTTATCGCGATGGACTGTTACGCGCGCAAAAAGAAGCGCGAGGACGTGTAA
- a CDS encoding sugar ABC transporter substrate-binding protein, whose translation MKLRKWIAITTVLAMLGMTGCTPAADSAGKAATPDESPADSGAAAATASEFESLEPVNIEDFMGSPVISDYIPDECNLSGTKEDGSKWKLAWCCADDSDESMAFMTGLMQQAADEYGFELVRYDAQSDPQKQTDHINNAITQGCDAIIVNPVDASALSIPMKKAKDAGLVVINSQNRIADTSGYDCYVGPDDTMAAQQMASVLMEMLPDGGKIVMIDGMMGSTAQINRTAGFRGVMQNYPQYEIVEEQSAQWSTAEAMNIMESYLSKYPEIDAVFSHFDLATLAAIQSTQNVGREDEIMFFSVDGTQGALDEIAKNGCFKSTSMQDFKANTAIQVMAALAYLNGDGDKVDKETVTPNVVITADNAGKFEAGWG comes from the coding sequence ATGAAACTGAGAAAATGGATCGCGATCACAACGGTACTCGCAATGCTCGGCATGACAGGGTGTACGCCCGCGGCGGATAGCGCGGGCAAGGCGGCGACGCCGGACGAGAGCCCGGCGGATAGCGGCGCGGCCGCGGCGACGGCCTCGGAATTTGAAAGCTTAGAGCCTGTCAATATCGAGGATTTCATGGGTTCCCCGGTCATTTCCGATTACATCCCGGACGAGTGCAATTTGAGCGGCACAAAGGAGGACGGCTCCAAATGGAAGCTCGCTTGGTGCTGCGCGGATGATTCCGATGAGTCCATGGCGTTTATGACCGGATTGATGCAGCAGGCGGCTGACGAATACGGGTTTGAGCTGGTGCGGTATGACGCACAGAGCGACCCGCAGAAGCAGACCGACCATATCAACAACGCGATCACGCAGGGCTGCGATGCGATCATCGTAAACCCGGTGGACGCTTCGGCGCTGAGCATTCCCATGAAAAAGGCAAAGGACGCGGGACTTGTCGTCATCAACTCGCAGAACCGCATCGCGGATACGAGCGGGTATGACTGCTATGTCGGCCCGGACGATACCATGGCCGCCCAGCAGATGGCGTCCGTCCTGATGGAAATGCTGCCAGACGGCGGCAAGATCGTTATGATCGACGGCATGATGGGTTCGACCGCACAGATCAACCGCACGGCGGGCTTCCGCGGCGTAATGCAGAATTATCCCCAATATGAAATCGTCGAGGAACAGTCGGCACAGTGGTCTACCGCCGAAGCGATGAATATCATGGAGTCCTATTTATCCAAATATCCCGAGATCGACGCGGTGTTCAGCCATTTTGATCTGGCCACGCTGGCGGCGATCCAGTCCACCCAAAACGTCGGCCGCGAAGACGAGATCATGTTCTTCTCTGTGGACGGCACGCAAGGCGCGCTGGACGAGATCGCCAAGAACGGCTGCTTCAAGAGCACCTCGATGCAGGATTTCAAAGCCAATACCGCCATTCAGGTCATGGCCGCGCTCGCTTACCTCAACGGCGACGGCGACAAGGTGGACAAGGAAACGGTGACCCCCAACGTGGTGATCACCGCCGATAACGCCGGTAAATTCGAGGCCGGCTGGGGCTGA
- a CDS encoding sugar ABC transporter ATP-binding protein codes for MDTNVILSVQNVTKRFTNVVALDQVSFDIYQGQVHGIVGENGAGKSTLMKILSGVYSKDEGNIFFDGQEMRIKKPTESLRLGLSIIYQEFNLVNQMNVGENIFLGRFKELGGLRQIHKKARALLDSIGSKIGTYTPVEDLSVSEKQMVEICKALSYDSKLIIMDEPSTTLTAEEMDRLTAIIHDLRGKGITIIYISHRLDEIFDLCNRVTVMRDGHVISTKPIEQVTRGEMIAEMVGRSIENEYPPRAQNVGETILEVKNINTKKLHDVSFTAKKGEILGFVGLVGAGRTETVRAVFGADKKHSGEVWLNGKKLDIKNPMDAKREGFGFVTEDRKQQGLLLNFDVGTNITMASFDHFVRNGVFDKQKEREIIDRQIKALAVKTPGPEVYISTLSGGNQQKCLIARWLENNPKVLIMDEPTRGIDVGAKYEIYMLMKQIAESGGTIIMISSELPEVLNMSNRVIVLSDGRVVGEFDPNAVSSEDIMAAALGEG; via the coding sequence GTGGACACTAACGTGATACTCTCAGTACAGAACGTGACCAAGCGGTTCACCAACGTCGTGGCGCTCGATCAGGTATCGTTTGATATTTATCAGGGACAGGTGCACGGGATCGTCGGTGAAAACGGCGCTGGCAAATCAACGCTGATGAAGATCCTTTCCGGCGTTTATAGCAAGGACGAAGGCAATATCTTTTTTGACGGACAGGAAATGCGCATTAAAAAACCAACGGAATCGCTCAGGCTGGGCCTGTCGATCATTTATCAGGAATTCAACTTGGTCAACCAGATGAACGTGGGCGAGAACATCTTTCTCGGCCGGTTTAAGGAGCTGGGCGGCCTGCGGCAGATACATAAAAAGGCAAGGGCGCTGTTGGACAGCATCGGCAGCAAAATCGGCACCTATACGCCGGTAGAGGATCTTTCGGTCTCGGAAAAGCAGATGGTGGAGATCTGCAAGGCGCTGTCCTATGATTCCAAGCTGATTATCATGGATGAACCCTCCACCACGCTGACCGCCGAGGAAATGGACCGTTTGACCGCTATCATCCACGATTTGCGCGGCAAGGGCATTACGATTATCTATATCAGCCACCGGCTGGATGAGATATTCGATCTGTGCAACCGCGTGACCGTCATGCGCGACGGCCATGTTATCAGCACCAAGCCGATCGAGCAGGTGACGCGCGGCGAAATGATCGCCGAGATGGTCGGCCGGTCGATCGAAAACGAATACCCGCCGCGCGCGCAAAATGTGGGCGAAACCATTCTGGAAGTAAAAAATATCAACACCAAGAAGCTGCATGACGTGAGCTTTACCGCAAAAAAAGGCGAGATCCTCGGCTTTGTCGGTCTGGTCGGCGCGGGCAGGACCGAGACCGTGCGCGCCGTATTCGGCGCGGACAAAAAGCATTCGGGCGAGGTTTGGCTGAACGGCAAAAAACTCGATATCAAAAACCCCATGGACGCCAAGCGCGAGGGCTTCGGCTTTGTGACCGAGGACCGCAAGCAGCAGGGGCTGCTGCTGAATTTCGATGTGGGCACGAATATCACCATGGCGTCGTTCGATCATTTTGTCAGAAACGGCGTGTTCGACAAGCAGAAGGAGCGCGAGATAATCGACCGGCAGATCAAGGCTCTCGCTGTCAAAACGCCGGGGCCGGAGGTTTACATCAGCACGCTTTCGGGCGGCAATCAGCAAAAATGCCTGATCGCGCGCTGGCTGGAAAACAACCCGAAGGTGCTGATCATGGATGAACCGACGCGCGGCATCGATGTTGGCGCTAAGTACGAAATTTATATGCTGATGAAGCAGATCGCGGAATCGGGCGGCACCATCATCATGATCTCGAGCGAACTGCCCGAGGTGCTGAACATGTCCAACCGTGTGATCGTCCTTTCGGATGGCCGCGTGGTCGGAGAGTTCGATCCTAACGCGGTATCGTCGGAGGATATTATGGCGGCCGCACTGGGGGAGGGGTGA
- a CDS encoding sugar phosphate isomerase/epimerase family protein, with protein sequence MRLGYNEATCMENSSLEQDLILCEKYGYDDIELRIDMLEAYLQTHTVEDLQAFFSASHVKPFSINAIDYINFTSPAQWEEVRRQALFSCRIARRIGCRYLIVCPSKADTYFTKTEQEVFDDTVSVLCRLSDLAGPYGVSIAFEPVGDRRWCCNSLRFATEIVNAVDRDNVGLTVDCINFYMHDKCADMASIRNIPRGKLFIYHINDCEDRPFGVLDHCHRIMPGKGCIPVAEITEAVQSTGYDGPACLELFRPAYWAMEADAVFRLGACCTRPFLRQACAPHKQKPNY encoded by the coding sequence ATGCGACTGGGCTATAACGAAGCCACCTGTATGGAAAATTCCAGCTTGGAGCAGGATCTCATCCTGTGCGAAAAATATGGGTACGACGATATCGAGCTGCGCATCGACATGCTGGAAGCATACCTGCAAACCCACACGGTGGAGGACCTGCAAGCATTTTTCAGCGCCAGCCATGTAAAGCCTTTTTCGATCAACGCGATCGATTATATCAATTTTACCTCCCCCGCGCAGTGGGAGGAGGTCCGGCGGCAGGCGCTTTTTAGCTGCCGCATCGCGCGGCGGATCGGCTGCCGGTATTTGATCGTGTGCCCCAGCAAGGCGGATACCTATTTTACCAAGACCGAACAAGAGGTTTTTGACGATACGGTTTCCGTCCTTTGCAGGCTGAGCGATCTGGCCGGGCCCTATGGCGTATCTATCGCCTTTGAGCCGGTCGGCGACCGGCGCTGGTGCTGCAACTCGCTCCGTTTCGCGACCGAGATCGTAAATGCGGTCGATCGGGACAACGTCGGCCTGACGGTGGACTGCATCAACTTTTACATGCACGATAAGTGCGCGGATATGGCGTCCATTCGCAATATCCCGCGCGGCAAGCTGTTTATCTATCACATCAACGACTGCGAGGATCGGCCCTTCGGCGTGCTCGATCACTGTCACCGCATCATGCCGGGCAAGGGTTGTATCCCGGTGGCGGAGATCACGGAGGCGGTGCAAAGCACAGGATACGACGGCCCGGCCTGCTTGGAGCTATTTCGTCCCGCGTACTGGGCCATGGAGGCCGACGCGGTGTTCCGGCTCGGCGCCTGCTGCACGCGGCCGTTCCTGCGGCAGGCGTGCGCACCGCATAAACAAAAACCCAATTATTGA
- a CDS encoding ABC transporter permease encodes MNAIHSAQPAAKAQKRHVVKKLVNDYLILIGILILTLYTCIVQPSFLAPGNLLSLVRQFVPLGMVALGMTLVIIGGYIDLSVAGIFSFMGIVSALLLNRMGPASLIVVLAIGGLCGLVNALILIKCGARDDSDALFITFGMQTVFGALALIANSGNYVALNETAFTQFVGNGGVLHIPFMLIIFIVVTAILQFMMKKMPIGRGIHLAGGNPVAAELCGIPLKRIIMMIYIITGVLTTLGAFIMTCRVGSALPIAGRNYEANAILSVTIGGTSLSGGKGSVLNTVLGVALFTIMANALNMLGVGPNMQNVWKGVILVAAIWLDSRRTV; translated from the coding sequence ATGAATGCGATCCATTCGGCGCAGCCTGCCGCAAAAGCGCAAAAACGGCACGTAGTGAAAAAGCTTGTAAACGATTATTTGATCCTGATCGGTATTCTGATCCTTACTCTATACACCTGCATCGTGCAGCCGTCCTTCCTTGCGCCGGGCAACCTGCTCAGTCTGGTTCGGCAGTTCGTGCCGCTCGGCATGGTGGCGCTCGGCATGACGCTCGTCATTATCGGCGGCTATATCGACCTGTCCGTCGCGGGAATTTTCTCCTTCATGGGCATCGTGTCCGCCCTGCTGCTCAACCGCATGGGCCCGGCATCCTTGATCGTGGTGCTTGCGATCGGCGGGTTGTGCGGTCTGGTCAACGCGCTGATCTTGATCAAGTGCGGCGCGCGGGATGATTCGGACGCACTGTTCATCACCTTTGGCATGCAGACCGTGTTCGGCGCGCTGGCGCTGATCGCCAATAGCGGCAACTATGTGGCGCTGAACGAGACGGCGTTTACGCAGTTTGTCGGTAACGGCGGCGTGCTGCACATTCCGTTTATGCTAATCATCTTCATCGTGGTCACGGCTATCCTGCAATTTATGATGAAGAAAATGCCGATCGGGCGCGGAATCCATCTGGCAGGCGGTAATCCGGTCGCGGCTGAGCTGTGCGGCATCCCGCTCAAGCGTATTATTATGATGATCTATATCATCACGGGCGTGCTCACCACTCTCGGCGCGTTTATTATGACCTGCCGCGTCGGTTCGGCCTTGCCGATCGCGGGCCGCAATTATGAGGCGAACGCGATCCTGTCCGTCACCATCGGCGGCACGAGCCTGTCGGGCGGCAAGGGCAGCGTGCTCAATACGGTCTTGGGCGTCGCGCTGTTCACCATTATGGCCAACGCACTGAACATGCTGGGCGTTGGCCCGAACATGCAAAACGTCTGGAAGGGCGTTATTCTGGTCGCGGCGATCTGGCTTGACAGCCGCCGGACGGTTTAA